The DNA segment TAAATCATACACCATATAAAGATGGTTGGTTATTTAAACTTAAAATTTCTTATGAATTTCATTTAGCTGACTTGTTAACTGCTGATACTTATGCAAAAACTCTTGAGGATGCAAAAACTCTTGAGGATGCAAAAACAACAAATCTATTTTTTTAATCTTTTTATAAAATCTTGTACAAAGACGTGGGGGAAGTATGTCTTTTATTCCACATAAACCGGAACAAATTAAAAAAATGCTTGATGCTATAGGAGCAAACTCTATAGATCAATTATTTGATGAGATACCAACTCAGTTAAGAGCAGCTAAACTTAAAATAAAAGATGGTATTAATGAAATTCAGTTAGCAAATCTTATGAGAAAAAGAGCTAACAAAAATCATCATAATATAAACTTTATTGGAGCTGGTGCATATAGTCACTATATTCCAGCTGCAATATGGGATATTGTAGCTCGTGGAGAGTTCTATACCGCATATACACCGTATCAAGCAGAGGCTTCTCAAGGTAGTCTGCAGGTGATTTATGAGTTCCAAACTATGATGGCAGAGCTAACAGGTATGGATACCTCTAATGCATCTATGTATGATGGTGCAACTGCTCTAGCTGAGTCAGTACTTATGGCAATTCGCTCAAATAAAAAAGCAAGGTCACAAAAGATCTTAATTGCTGAAGCTTTACATCCTACTTATTTAAATGTATTAGAAACTATTACAAAACATCAAGGTATTGAAGTTGATGTTGTAAATCTTGATTCTAAGCTGGGTAAGGCTAATATTGCTAAACTAGCTGATTTTGCTGATACTAACTATGCTGCTGTAGTGATACAAAGTCCTTTTTAGGTCAAGTTGCTGATGTTGATAGCCTTACAAACTGGGCTCATCAGCGTGATGCTCTAGTAGTGGTAGTAATAGAATCCTATGTCTTTAGTAATCTTAAAACCACCAGGAGAATGGGGTGATAATGGTACGGATATAGTCTGTGGTGAGGGTCAGCCTATGGGTGTACCTCTTACTTCAGGTGGCCCATATTTTGTTTTATGACTTGTAAAATGCCTCATATTCGCCAAATGCCAGGTCGTATTGTTGGTAGAACAGTCGATTTAGATGGTAAAGAGGGTTTTTGTTTAACTTTACAAGCGAGAGAACAGCATATTCGTCGTGCTAAAGCGACATCAAATATTTGTACTAACCAAGGATTAAATGTTACAGCAGCAACTATTTACATGAGCTTACTTGGTGTGGAAGGCTTAGAAAGAGTCGCAAGTGTTTCTCATGAAAATACGAAAACTTTGGCAAATAAACTAGCTAAAATAGATGGTGTAAATATAAGATTTGATAATACTTTCTTCAATGAAGTTGTAATTAATTTACCTGTTAATGCAAAAGTATTTGTTGTAGAAATGGAAAAAGAAGGTATTGATGCAGGTTACTTCTTAGGTGAATATAGTAGTGATTTGACTAACTCTATTATGGTTTGTGCTACAGAGATTCATACACCTGAAGATATCAATGAATATATTACTACAACGAAAAAAGTTCTAGCTAGGTTAGGAGGTGTTAATTAAATGGTTATTTTTGAAAAAACTAGAGGGGTCAACTCACCAACTATAATGCCTAGCAAAAAGGGAGATATTGCAAGTATTCCGACAAATATGCTACGCACTAAAAAACCTATACTTCCAGAGCAAGCAGAGTTAGATGTTGTAAGACATTATACACAACTATCACGTAAGAACTTCTGTATAGATACTAATTTTTATCCACTAGGCTCTTGTACTATGAAATATAACCCGCGTGCAGCTCATAAGTATGCTTCACTTACGGGTTTTTTAGAAAGACACCCTTATGCAAGCGCTAAAAGTATACAAGGTACTCTAGAGTGTTTATATGATTTACAAAACTTAATCAAAGAGTTAATTGGGATGACTTGTGTATCTCTTGCTCCTATGGCTGGAGCGCAAGGCGAGTTTGCTGGTATAGCTATGATCAAAGCGTATCATCACAAGCATGGTGATTTCGACCGCGATGAGATTATTGTGCCAGATGCTGCACATGGTACAAATCCAGCAACTGCAAAAGTTTGTGGTCTAAAGGTTATCGAGATTCCTACCAAGAAAGATGGTGATATTGATATCGAGGCTCTTGACAAAGTTCTTGGCCCAAAGACTGCTGGTATTATGCTGACTAACCCATCTACAGTAGGCGTGTTTGAGAGAAGTATTGTTGTCATTGCCAAGAAGGTTCATCAAGCTGGTGGTTTGTTATACTATGATGGTGCAAACTTAAATGCAATTATGGGTAAAGCATCTCCTGGTGATATGGGCTTTGATGTCTTACACATGAACTTGCATAAAACTTTTGCTACTCCTCATGGAGGTGGAGGTCCAGGTGCTGGTCCAGTTGCCGTTAATGACAAACTAAAAGAGTTTTTACCAGTACCAATGGTTGGTAAAAAAGATGACAAGTTTGTATGGTTAGAAGAAAAAGATCTACCAAATACTATCGGTAGACTATCAGCATTTAACGGTAATATTGGTGTACTAATCAGAGCATATATCTATGGTACTATGCTAGGTGGTAATGGTCTGATAGAAGCATCTGAGATAGCAACTCTAAATGCTAACTATATGATGGCTCGTTTTAAACAAGAGGGCTTTAAAATAGCATATCCTGATAGAATGGCATCACATGAGTTTATTGTGACTTTAAAACCTGAATTTCAGAAATATGGTGTTACAGCTACAGATTTTGCTAAGTGCTTGATAGATAAAGGAGTGCATGCTCCTACTATGTACTTCCCGCTATTAGTGCCAGAGTGCTTACTTATAGAGCCTACTGAAACTGAAAATGTTGATAGCATTGAAAAGTTTATTCAAGCAATGGTAGAAATCAGAGAGGTTGCCAAACAAAACCCTGAATATCTGAAAGGAGCTCCATATAATCTACCGTCTCGCCGTTTAGATGATGTCAAAGCAGCGAAAGAGCTAGATATTGTTTGGAAGCCTAAGTAGTTTTTAAATATTCTACAATAGTGCAATTTTACTTTATCAAATTTTAATAAGGTTAAACTAGCTATACTTCATTTACAATATTAAATAATCTATTTAGCATAGATATATGATACTCTGTCTATATTAGAGTGTTCTAAATTCACTATAGAAACTAAATGAGAATTATTAGTATTAAAAAGCTTAGTGTATTAATTCTTACTCTTATATCTATCAGACAGTTGTTTTGGGCTATG comes from the Francisella persica ATCC VR-331 genome and includes:
- the gcvPB gene encoding aminomethyl-transferring glycine dehydrogenase subunit GcvPB is translated as MVIFEKTRGVNSPTIMPSKKGDIASIPTNMLRTKKPILPEQAELDVVRHYTQLSRKNFCIDTNFYPLGSCTMKYNPRAAHKYASLTGFLERHPYASAKSIQGTLECLYDLQNLIKELIGMTCVSLAPMAGAQGEFAGIAMIKAYHHKHGDFDRDEIIVPDAAHGTNPATAKVCGLKVIEIPTKKDGDIDIEALDKVLGPKTAGIMLTNPSTVGVFERSIVVIAKKVHQAGGLLYYDGANLNAIMGKASPGDMGFDVLHMNLHKTFATPHGGGGPGAGPVAVNDKLKEFLPVPMVGKKDDKFVWLEEKDLPNTIGRLSAFNGNIGVLIRAYIYGTMLGGNGLIEASEIATLNANYMMARFKQEGFKIAYPDRMASHEFIVTLKPEFQKYGVTATDFAKCLIDKGVHAPTMYFPLLVPECLLIEPTETENVDSIEKFIQAMVEIREVAKQNPEYLKGAPYNLPSRRLDDVKAAKELDIVWKPK